One genomic segment of Cervus canadensis isolate Bull #8, Minnesota chromosome 14, ASM1932006v1, whole genome shotgun sequence includes these proteins:
- the LOC122453279 gene encoding ras-related protein Rab-22A-like, which translates to MALRELKVCLLGDTGVGKSSIVWRFVEDSFDPNINPTIGASFMTKTVQYQNELHKFLIWDTAGQERFRALAPMYYRGSAAAIIVYDITKEETFSTLKNWVKELRQHGPPNIVVAIAGNKCDLIDVREVMERDAKDYADTIHAVFVETSAKNVININELFIEISRRIPSTDASPPSGGKGFKLRRQPSEPKRSCC; encoded by the coding sequence ATGGCGCTGAGGGAGCTCAAAGTGTGTCTGCTGGGGGATACAGGTGTGGGTAAATCAAGTATTGTGTGGCGgttcgtggaagacagttttgaTCCGAACATCAACCCAACAATAGGGGCATCTTTTATGACCAAGACTGTCCAGTACCAAAATGAACTACATAAATTCCTCATCTGGGACACAGCTGGACAAGAACGATTTCGTGCCTTAGCGCCAATGTACTACCGAGGCTCGGCTGCAGCTATAATTGTTTACGACATCACGAAAGAAGAGACATTTTCAACATTAAAGAATTGGGTAAAAGAGCTTCGGCAGCACGGCCCACCCAATATTGTAGTTGCCATTGCAGGAAATAAGTGTGATCTTATCGATGTAAGAGAGGTCATGGAGAGAGATGCCAAGGACTACGCTGACACCATCCATGCAGTCTTTGTAGAGACAAGTGCGAAGAACGTGATAAACATAAATGAACTCTTTATAGAAATTAGTCGAAGAATTCCATCCACTGACGCTAGCCCGCCTTCTGGTGGAAAGGGCTTCAAACTCCGCAGACAGCCTTCGGAGCCAAAGCGGAGCTGCTGCTGA